DNA from Streptomyces rishiriensis:
ACGCGGCGACATAGCCGGACGCCGACCAGACCGCCAGCAGCAGGCCCACGATCGCCATGACCGAGCCGATCCCGCCCTTGCCCTGCATCTGCTGCACGGCGTTGCGCAGGACGTCCTGAGCCGCGCCCGGCGCGAGTTTCTGGATGTTGTCCAGGACCGTCTGCGTGGCCGACCGCCCGACGATCCCGAGCAGCGACACCAGCGCCAGCAGCGCGGGGAACAGCGCGAGGATCGAGTAGTAGGTCAGGGCGGCTGCCCGGTCGGTCAGCTCGTCCTTCTTGAACTCCTTCAGGGTGCCTTTCAGCACCGCGGACCAGGAGCCTTTCGGCAGGTCGGTGGGCTTGTCGGGGGCCTGCCGCTCCACCTGCTCGTCGGGACCGGCGGTGGCCGGGCCCCGACCTGTCTCGCCCTCACGGTCGGCCGAGCGCTCGCCGTGCCGCCTGTGCGGCCTCAGTGTCCTCACCATTCCGTACGGGTATCCGCCTGGGCACCGCTCATGCGCAGAAAAGCCCCATAACGGACTTTTCTCTCCCGTACCCGCGATGCCGTCCCGGTCGTCCCGACGCCGTCGCGCTGCCATCCGGTGTCATCCGGGCGTCGTCTCGGCGGCATCCGCGACCGTCAGCCGCCCACGTACCAGCTGAAGCCGCCGTTGCTGGCGGCGACGGCCAGGAGTACGAGCCAGAGCACCACGTCGACGATGCCGAGGATGATGCCGGCCTTCGCCATTCCGGCGCCGTTCCTGACCGCCGCCTGCCGTCGGGAGACGGCACCGAAGATGATGGCCAGTGGACCCAAAACGATGTTCAGGATGAACAGTCCGACGATGCCGCAGCAGAGACTGGCGATCGCCAGACCGTTGGTGCGTGATCCGGAGGACGCGGCGGATGAGCTGCCATAACTCGTCATCGAAGACTCCCGGTTGTCGTTCGCGCGGACCGAACGGCCCACACGCACCTCGCTTTCGACTCGCCGGTGTCGAGTGCCCCGTCGTGGCATCACCGCGCAGACGGTCCGTCAGATCGACTGCCCCACAAGCGACTTCCGAGCCGTCGAGATGGGATCAACGGGCGACGAGAGTCGTTCTGTCCGCCTCCCCGTCCACAGGCTGTGGACGGGGAGGGTGTCGCGGGCGGCACCGTCGCCATCCTGCGCCCGCGGTTCGCTCAACCCGTCACACCTCCTGTCGGCTGGGACGCACCGTCGAGCGGCCGGAGGAAGCGGCGCTCGTACCGCCTGATGCAGCCGGTGTCCCGAGCCAGTCGGATGGCTTCCTGGCACTCCGGGTCGGACATGCTGTCCGTGCGGTACTGCTCGTACGCGGCCAGGCCGGGAAAGGAGAAGAGGGCGTAGGCGATGTCGCTGTCGCCCTCACTCGGCAGGAAGTAGCCGTGGTGCGTCCCGCCGAACCGGTTGACGAGCCGGACCCAGCGGCGACCGTACTCCTCGAAATCCTCGATCTTGTCGGCGTCGATCTCGTACTTCAGATGAATGGTGATCACGCCTGCATGATGCCTGCCGATGCCCGCAGACGCCGCTGGATGCCGTGTGCCGGTTTCGGCGCGCGCGGGGGCCATTCACCGGGGACGGACACGGGTGCTCGCTCACGGGGTCGAAGAGGTGGTCAACACCTCGACGAGCCGGACAGCCATCGGCTTATCGAGGACCACCCGATCCTGCGCCCGCTGTTCGCCGCGACACGCCGTACCGAGACGGCGACCAGCGCCGTCGTCGCCGCCCTGCGCACAGCCGCCCGACAGGACACGCCACACCCCTCCGAACCGCCCCCGACGATCACCCTCCCGGCACGTTTCCGACACGCGGCGAGTGACCGCCAAGCACAGCAAAAAGGCCCCGGTCGATGACCTGGGCCTTCTTCACGGAGCGGGTGACGAGAATCGAACTCGCGCTCTCAGCTTGGGAAGCTGATGTTCTACCATTAAACTACACCCGCGTAAGACGCCGGTTCGCACCGGGTC
Protein-coding regions in this window:
- a CDS encoding DUF4190 domain-containing protein — its product is MTSYGSSSAASSGSRTNGLAIASLCCGIVGLFILNIVLGPLAIIFGAVSRRQAAVRNGAGMAKAGIILGIVDVVLWLVLLAVAASNGGFSWYVGG
- a CDS encoding NIPSNAP family protein, whose product is MITIHLKYEIDADKIEDFEEYGRRWVRLVNRFGGTHHGYFLPSEGDSDIAYALFSFPGLAAYEQYRTDSMSDPECQEAIRLARDTGCIRRYERRFLRPLDGASQPTGGVTG